One Vibrio pomeroyi genomic region harbors:
- a CDS encoding cation:dicarboxylate symporter family transporter: MSVSFIGLSILFFGFYALLSNFKKQKKSFNFRVLSALAAGLLFGGAIQLVFGVGNVATSGFAELISVFGKGYIKLLQMIVIPLVFVAMISSIMNVEGGGALSRIAPKIIGILLFTCAISAAVGIASIYLFGIDANALVSTIGTNSAIEARGDSLVATQDAMASSGLSGMALSIIPTNIFDMLTGSQRTSTLSTVLFGMFLGYCILQVKNRKPEKVQNFVDFINSAKEVVLSMVREILKLTPYGVFALMTTFMMTNDLFALAEMGRFLLASYVAIGVMFGIHFVMVSMFGLSPAKFMKKIWPVLVFGFGSRSSMAAIPLNVETQTQRLGVDEETANMSATFGTSIGQNGCAGIYPAMLAIMAAQVMGMPVDLGFILQLIAVIAIASFGIAGVGGGATFAAVAVLTIMGLDITVVAILVSIEALIDMARTALNISGSMLSGVLTAKKNGSLNTEQYDADVTATVSKEAAV; encoded by the coding sequence ATGAGCGTTTCATTTATTGGATTAAGCATACTGTTCTTTGGGTTCTACGCACTGCTCTCGAACTTCAAAAAACAAAAGAAAAGTTTTAACTTCCGCGTACTGAGTGCGCTTGCTGCTGGCTTACTGTTCGGTGGCGCGATTCAACTTGTTTTCGGCGTCGGTAACGTTGCGACATCTGGCTTCGCTGAACTGATTTCAGTGTTCGGTAAAGGCTACATCAAACTTCTACAAATGATCGTTATCCCGCTCGTATTCGTGGCGATGATCTCTTCGATCATGAACGTTGAAGGCGGCGGCGCGTTATCTCGTATCGCACCAAAAATCATCGGTATTCTACTTTTCACTTGTGCAATCTCAGCAGCCGTTGGTATCGCAAGTATTTACCTATTTGGTATCGATGCGAACGCACTAGTAAGCACAATTGGCACAAACAGTGCGATTGAAGCTCGCGGTGATTCACTGGTAGCAACACAAGATGCAATGGCGAGCAGTGGCCTGTCTGGTATGGCTCTGTCTATCATTCCAACCAACATCTTCGACATGCTAACGGGCTCTCAACGTACTTCTACACTATCGACTGTACTGTTCGGCATGTTCCTAGGCTACTGTATCCTACAAGTGAAAAACCGTAAGCCTGAAAAAGTGCAAAACTTCGTTGATTTCATCAACTCTGCAAAAGAAGTGGTGCTGTCAATGGTTCGTGAAATCCTGAAGCTAACGCCTTACGGTGTGTTCGCTCTGATGACCACGTTCATGATGACGAATGACCTATTCGCACTGGCTGAAATGGGCCGCTTCCTTCTAGCAAGCTACGTAGCAATCGGCGTGATGTTCGGCATTCACTTCGTGATGGTGTCAATGTTCGGCCTGTCTCCTGCTAAGTTCATGAAGAAAATCTGGCCAGTATTAGTATTCGGCTTCGGTTCTCGTTCGAGCATGGCGGCTATCCCACTAAACGTTGAAACACAAACTCAACGCCTAGGTGTAGACGAAGAAACAGCAAACATGTCAGCGACATTCGGTACCAGTATCGGTCAGAACGGTTGCGCAGGCATCTACCCAGCAATGCTAGCAATCATGGCAGCACAAGTGATGGGCATGCCAGTTGACCTAGGCTTCATCCTACAACTGATTGCTGTTATCGCGATTGCTTCATTCGGTATCGCTGGTGTGGGTGGTGGAGCAACGTTCGCAGCGGTAGCGGTACTGACCATCATGGGCCTAGACATCACAGTAGTAGCGATTCTGGTGTCTATCGAAGCGCTAATTGACATGGCTCGTACAGCGCTAAACATCTCAGGCTCTATGCTGTCTGGTGTTCTAACAGCTAAGAAGAACGGCTCGCTAAACACAGAACAATACGACGCTGACGTAACAGCGACAGTATCAAAAGAAGCAGCAGTATAA
- a CDS encoding CoA-disulfide reductase, with product MKVVVIGGSAAGMSFAAKYKRNQPSDEVIVLDKRSYISFGACGLPYFAGGMFDDTERMISRTPEQAIKSGLDVRVETEMVSFDRTEKQITVRHQNEESVINYDMLVIATGARPIVPSFGEFNPEHVYTLTSMEDGLAVKEALKDNNKQRVCVIGAGFIGLEVFDAAHGLDKHVTIIEREQHIMSRQFSPEIIEVVEGAIRESGADLKTGCSVSAIRDAELGGYIVETDNGNVEADVVILSLGFKPNTEAFELPKAANGALLVNEFGASEDAYIHAVGDCAVVHHMALGKPVYVPLATTANKQARMMADKLAGKDTYMSGFLGSSCLKVLDYELACTGVNELLAKEHNLDVKVSTISDKNQTDYYPGQEDIKVKLLYHPETNVLLGGEIVGKKGAVGRINALAVAITAKMTTQQLGYMDFCYAPPFSRTWDALNVAGNVAK from the coding sequence ATGAAAGTTGTTGTTATAGGCGGTAGCGCCGCTGGTATGAGTTTCGCAGCAAAGTACAAACGTAATCAACCATCAGACGAAGTCATCGTTTTAGATAAACGTAGCTACATCTCTTTTGGAGCATGTGGTCTACCCTACTTTGCAGGTGGCATGTTTGATGACACCGAACGAATGATTTCTCGCACGCCAGAACAAGCCATTAAATCTGGCTTGGATGTACGTGTAGAAACAGAAATGGTGTCGTTCGACCGCACTGAAAAGCAAATTACGGTACGTCACCAAAATGAAGAAAGCGTCATCAATTACGATATGTTGGTCATTGCAACAGGTGCGCGACCAATCGTTCCATCATTCGGTGAATTCAATCCAGAACACGTATACACACTAACCAGCATGGAAGATGGCTTGGCGGTTAAGGAAGCGCTAAAGGATAATAACAAGCAGCGTGTATGTGTTATTGGGGCTGGCTTTATCGGCCTGGAAGTATTCGATGCGGCGCACGGCTTAGACAAACACGTGACGATCATAGAACGTGAACAGCACATTATGAGCCGTCAGTTCAGCCCTGAGATCATTGAAGTCGTTGAAGGTGCGATTCGAGAATCCGGTGCTGACCTTAAAACCGGTTGTAGCGTGTCTGCTATTCGCGATGCTGAGCTAGGTGGTTACATCGTTGAAACTGATAACGGCAACGTAGAAGCCGATGTCGTGATCCTGTCACTCGGTTTCAAACCAAATACTGAAGCATTCGAACTGCCAAAAGCTGCAAACGGCGCATTACTTGTGAATGAATTTGGTGCTTCTGAAGACGCTTACATCCACGCTGTCGGTGACTGTGCAGTGGTTCATCACATGGCATTAGGTAAACCGGTTTATGTTCCTCTAGCAACCACAGCCAACAAGCAAGCGCGTATGATGGCGGACAAGCTAGCAGGTAAAGATACCTATATGTCAGGCTTCTTAGGTTCGTCTTGCTTGAAAGTGCTCGACTACGAATTAGCCTGCACTGGCGTAAATGAACTTCTGGCGAAAGAACACAACTTGGATGTGAAAGTATCAACGATTTCAGATAAGAACCAAACGGATTACTACCCAGGCCAAGAAGACATCAAGGTTAAACTGCTTTACCACCCAGAGACTAACGTTCTACTTGGTGGCGAGATCGTGGGTAAGAAAGGGGCAGTAGGTCGTATTAACGCTCTAGCTGTTGCCATCACCGCAAAAATGACAACTCAACAGTTAGGCTACATGGACTTCTGTTATGCCCCTCCTTTTTCACGGACTTGGGATGCGCTAAACGTGGCAGGTAACGTCGCTAAATAG